A genomic region of Parambassis ranga chromosome 7, fParRan2.1, whole genome shotgun sequence contains the following coding sequences:
- the LOC114438100 gene encoding L-rhamnose-binding lectin SML-like isoform X2 — protein MLHLRLCSTLLLTVTSLLWIADVSTERIITCDDGTAVQRLCCESGVISVQSVLYGRTDAQTCSEGRPAQQLSNTKCTQQGTTDVLRKRCDGKRVCELNTSVVRTSDPCYGTFKYLETNYTCFPAVHLEICEHSLAHLYCDEGQVILVYGADYGRRDQTTCSYKRPATQLQNVDCSSPTDKVGESCNGKNSCTIRASNSVFGDPCLGTYKYLEVAYVCSYPV, from the exons ATGCTTCACCTCAGGCTCTGCAGCACACTGT TGCTGACAGTCACCTCTCTGCTCTGGATAGCAG ATGTTTCCACAGAGAGAATTATCACCTGTGACGACGGCACTGCGGTCCAACGCCTATGCTGTG AGAGTGGAGTGATCAGCGTGCAGTCAGTCCTGTACGGACGTACAGACGCACAAACCTGCAGCGAGGGCCGACCTGCACAACAGCTCAGCAACACAAAGTGCACTCAGCAGGGGACCACGGACGTCCTCAGGAAAAG gTGTGATggaaagagagtgtgtgagctTAACACTAGCGTGGTCCGTACCTCTGATCCCTGCTACGGCACATTCAAATACCTGGAGACCAACTACACCTGTTtccctgcag TTCATCTGGAGATATGTGAGCACTCTCTGGCACACCTGTACTGTG aTGAGGGGCAGGTCATCCTGGTGTACGGTGCTGATTATGGACGCCGTGATCAGACCACGTGCTCTTATAAACGTCCTGCCACTCAGCTCCAAAACGTGGACTGCTCAAGTCCCACTGACAAAGTGGGTGAAAG CTGTAACGGGAAGAACAGCTGCACCATCAGGGCCAGTAACTCTGTGTTTGGAGACCCCTGCCTCGGCACTTACAAGTACCTGGAGGTGGCCTACGTTTGTTCCT ATCCTGtgtga
- the LOC114438100 gene encoding L-rhamnose-binding lectin SML-like isoform X1, whose protein sequence is MLHLRLCSTLSVLTVTSLLWIADVSTERIITCDDGTAVQRLCCESGVISVQSVLYGRTDAQTCSEGRPAQQLSNTKCTQQGTTDVLRKRCDGKRVCELNTSVVRTSDPCYGTFKYLETNYTCFPAVHLEICEHSLAHLYCDEGQVILVYGADYGRRDQTTCSYKRPATQLQNVDCSSPTDKVGESCNGKNSCTIRASNSVFGDPCLGTYKYLEVAYVCSYPV, encoded by the exons ATGCTTCACCTCAGGCTCTGCAGCACACTGT cAGTGCTGACAGTCACCTCTCTGCTCTGGATAGCAG ATGTTTCCACAGAGAGAATTATCACCTGTGACGACGGCACTGCGGTCCAACGCCTATGCTGTG AGAGTGGAGTGATCAGCGTGCAGTCAGTCCTGTACGGACGTACAGACGCACAAACCTGCAGCGAGGGCCGACCTGCACAACAGCTCAGCAACACAAAGTGCACTCAGCAGGGGACCACGGACGTCCTCAGGAAAAG gTGTGATggaaagagagtgtgtgagctTAACACTAGCGTGGTCCGTACCTCTGATCCCTGCTACGGCACATTCAAATACCTGGAGACCAACTACACCTGTTtccctgcag TTCATCTGGAGATATGTGAGCACTCTCTGGCACACCTGTACTGTG aTGAGGGGCAGGTCATCCTGGTGTACGGTGCTGATTATGGACGCCGTGATCAGACCACGTGCTCTTATAAACGTCCTGCCACTCAGCTCCAAAACGTGGACTGCTCAAGTCCCACTGACAAAGTGGGTGAAAG CTGTAACGGGAAGAACAGCTGCACCATCAGGGCCAGTAACTCTGTGTTTGGAGACCCCTGCCTCGGCACTTACAAGTACCTGGAGGTGGCCTACGTTTGTTCCT ATCCTGtgtga
- the LOC114438098 gene encoding L-rhamnose-binding lectin SML-like: MFCSRLFLTAACLLLGSAFSGAQNFPLSSVNALSTERVVTCDDLDNVQRLSCDSGVIVVQSVLYGRSDTETCSEGRPANQLTNTSCAQKGTLEVIKKRCDGKRVCEIRTNLVRTSDPCGGIYKYLDTTYACFPAIHSVTCEQSLANLHCDAGQVIYVYGADYGRQDQTTCSFRRPAAQVQNVYCSSPTNKVAESCNGKNTCTVKASNSVFGDPCGGTYKYLDVSYICQYAALKP; encoded by the exons ATGTTCTGCTCCAGGCTGT TTCTGACGGCAGCATGCTTGCTCCTGGGCTCAG CTTTTTCCGGAGCCCAGAATTTCCCCCTCTCCAGCGTGAACGCCCTCTCCACAGAGCGAGTGGTCACCTGTGACGACCTGGACAACGTGCAGCGCCTGAGCTGTG acagtggtgTGATCGTCGTGCAGTCAGTTCTGTACGGACGTTCAGACACAGAGACCTGCAGTGAGGGCCGACCCGCGAACCAGCTCACCAACACCAGCTGCGCTCAGAAAGGCACCCTGGAGGTCATCAAGAAAAG atgtgacGGCAAGAGAGTGTGTGAAATACGCACAAACCTGGTTCGCACGTCTGATCCCTGTGGCGGCATCTACAAATACCTGGACACCACCTACGCCTGCTTCCCAGCCA TCCACAGTGTAACATGTGAGCAGTCCCTGGCAAACCTCCACTGTG ATGCAGGACAGGTCATTTATGTCTACGGGGCTGACTATGGACGCCAGGACCAGACCACCTGCTCTTTCCGTCGGCCCGCCGCTCAGGTCCAAAATGTCTACTGCTCATCTCCCACCAACAAAGTGGCTGAAAG CTGTAACGGGAAGAACACCTGCACTGTCAAAGCCAGCAACTCTGTGTTTGGAGACCCCTGCGGTGGAACTTACAAGTACCTGGACGTGTCCTACATATGTCAGT ATGCTGCACTAAAACCCTGA